The following proteins are encoded in a genomic region of Actinomadura sp. NAK00032:
- a CDS encoding DUF2877 domain-containing protein: protein MTALVRDPVPLPAGPRRRPPAAGAASLALRPLLDPPRRAARVIAVFPSAVYLEMRGGPEPRVLAVVTSDAGRLPNAVVVVATRREHPFRTVREGGDALVGEGRVEADGLSVRVRRWWDPSPALAVPHPVALARGVRALEAELAAAGVLTAEGPVRGGLDGHPDPGALAAACADGDLAGAVEAAERIVGLGPGLTPSGDDILCGLLVSLRLVGGAVRHGDAALRLADWLGAAVTADAGTRTTALAATLLHCAAAGGAGAEVAAVLRFVAGHEPPGGAGQGAVRRLLSIGHTSGTDLAHGVLAGCRAALALTAPAVVDVPRVPA from the coding sequence GTGACCGCCCTCGTCCGCGACCCCGTCCCGCTCCCGGCCGGACCCCGGCGGCGGCCGCCCGCCGCCGGCGCGGCGAGCCTCGCGCTGCGCCCGCTGCTGGACCCGCCGCGCCGCGCGGCCCGCGTCATCGCCGTGTTCCCCTCGGCGGTGTACCTGGAGATGCGGGGCGGCCCCGAGCCGCGCGTGCTCGCCGTCGTCACCTCCGACGCCGGGCGGCTGCCGAACGCGGTGGTCGTCGTCGCGACGCGCCGCGAGCACCCGTTCCGGACGGTCCGCGAGGGCGGCGACGCCCTGGTCGGCGAGGGCCGGGTGGAGGCGGACGGCCTGAGCGTGCGCGTCCGCCGCTGGTGGGACCCCTCGCCCGCGCTCGCGGTGCCGCACCCGGTGGCGCTCGCCCGCGGCGTCCGCGCGCTGGAGGCCGAACTGGCCGCGGCCGGCGTGCTCACCGCCGAGGGGCCGGTGCGCGGCGGCCTCGACGGGCATCCCGACCCCGGCGCGCTCGCCGCCGCGTGCGCGGACGGCGACCTCGCGGGCGCGGTGGAGGCGGCCGAGCGGATCGTCGGCCTCGGGCCGGGGCTGACGCCGTCCGGCGACGACATCCTGTGCGGCCTGCTGGTGTCGCTGCGGCTGGTCGGCGGCGCCGTCCGGCACGGCGACGCGGCCCTGCGGCTGGCCGACTGGCTCGGCGCCGCCGTCACCGCCGACGCCGGCACCCGCACGACCGCGCTGGCCGCGACGCTGCTGCACTGCGCGGCGGCGGGCGGCGCGGGCGCCGAGGTCGCGGCGGTGCTGCGCTTCGTCGCGGGCCATGAGCCGCCGGGCGGCGCGGGCCAGGGCGCCGTCCGGCGGCTGCTGTCGATCGGGCACACCTCGGGCACCGACCTCGCGCACGGCGTCCTCGCCGGCTGCCGCGCCGCGCTCGCGCTGACCGCTCCCGCTGTCGTCGATGTTCCGAGGGTTCCTGCATGA
- a CDS encoding PucR family transcriptional regulator: protein MSYTTADPGPPALRLASTGTLTYGLSVGEVLGVSTLNGARLIAGRAGLDRVVQRLNVMEVPDILSWVKPNELLLTTGYPLRNTPQSLDNLVADLDERGLAALAIKLGRYLDSLPAEMIAQADRRGFPLILLPNDVGFDDILNQVLTDILNRQAAVLARTEEVHRALVQIVLCGGGLQEVVDEVATLLDVAVVVLDGEQRVLAGAGPDEHVQAMRAFDAGRHAACGRGGCGVIGAHGTGDHLVVPVMAGGFDHGRIVAFSPGGTLRGTDLGILERAATVAALVVTKQQAVAAVESKYRADFLRDILAGRAGDDARVVAHCGGFGWDLDRPMMVVVAELDGRPRGAEPEGKGRAKAAEPDGRGRGAEERSAQERLAAAWTTAVRRHDKGAAVASFAHEVVAVVGADGGDPAEWAAGPVQAMVKEASSIFAEHLPVRRTFSTGISRTVASPAALPEAYEQAVKAVRVGRQLNGAGARAHFDQLGVYRLLSLVSDPDELHAFVRETLGDLAADDEPELVDLRRTLQVLLETNLNVAETARRLHFHYNTLRYRIGKLERMLGAFTEDAHLRLNLTLALHVLRMRGI from the coding sequence ATGAGCTACACCACTGCGGACCCGGGCCCACCGGCCCTGCGGCTCGCGAGTACCGGAACACTGACCTACGGCCTGTCGGTGGGGGAGGTCCTCGGCGTCAGCACCCTGAACGGCGCCCGCCTCATCGCCGGCCGCGCCGGACTCGACCGCGTCGTCCAGCGGCTCAACGTGATGGAGGTCCCCGACATCCTGTCGTGGGTCAAACCGAACGAGCTGCTCCTCACCACCGGCTACCCCCTCCGCAACACCCCCCAGTCGCTCGACAACCTGGTCGCCGACCTCGACGAGCGCGGCCTCGCGGCCCTGGCCATCAAACTGGGCCGCTACCTCGACTCCCTCCCCGCCGAGATGATCGCGCAGGCGGACCGGCGCGGCTTCCCCCTGATCCTGCTCCCGAACGACGTCGGCTTCGACGACATCCTGAACCAGGTCCTGACCGACATCCTGAACCGGCAGGCGGCCGTCCTCGCCCGCACCGAGGAGGTGCACCGGGCGCTGGTCCAGATCGTGCTGTGCGGCGGCGGCCTCCAGGAGGTCGTGGACGAGGTCGCGACCCTGCTGGACGTGGCGGTCGTGGTGCTGGACGGCGAGCAGCGCGTGCTCGCCGGCGCCGGGCCCGACGAGCACGTCCAGGCGATGCGCGCGTTCGACGCGGGCCGGCACGCCGCCTGCGGGCGCGGCGGCTGCGGCGTCATCGGCGCGCACGGCACCGGCGACCACCTGGTGGTGCCGGTGATGGCGGGCGGCTTCGACCACGGCCGGATCGTCGCGTTCAGCCCCGGCGGCACGCTGCGCGGCACCGACCTCGGCATCCTGGAACGCGCCGCGACCGTCGCCGCGCTCGTGGTGACCAAGCAGCAGGCCGTCGCGGCGGTGGAGAGCAAGTACCGCGCCGACTTCCTGCGCGACATCCTCGCCGGGCGGGCCGGCGACGACGCCCGCGTCGTCGCGCACTGCGGCGGCTTCGGCTGGGACCTGGACCGCCCGATGATGGTGGTCGTCGCCGAGCTGGACGGCCGCCCGCGCGGCGCCGAGCCCGAGGGCAAGGGCCGCGCGAAGGCCGCCGAGCCGGACGGCCGGGGCCGCGGCGCCGAGGAGCGCTCCGCGCAGGAGCGGCTCGCCGCCGCGTGGACGACGGCCGTCCGCCGCCACGACAAGGGCGCCGCGGTCGCGAGCTTCGCGCACGAGGTCGTCGCGGTCGTCGGCGCGGACGGCGGCGACCCCGCCGAATGGGCGGCCGGGCCGGTGCAGGCGATGGTGAAGGAGGCGTCGTCGATCTTCGCCGAGCACCTGCCGGTGCGGCGCACGTTCTCCACCGGGATCAGCCGGACGGTGGCGTCCCCGGCGGCGCTGCCGGAGGCCTACGAGCAGGCGGTGAAGGCCGTCCGGGTCGGCCGCCAGCTGAACGGCGCGGGCGCGCGGGCGCACTTCGACCAGCTCGGCGTGTACCGGCTGCTCAGCCTCGTGTCGGACCCGGACGAGCTGCACGCGTTCGTCCGCGAGACGCTCGGCGACCTCGCCGCCGACGACGAGCCGGAGCTGGTGGACCTGCGCAGGACGCTGCAGGTGCTGCTGGAGACCAACCTCAACGTCGCCGAGACGGCGCGCCGGCTGCACTTCCACTACAACACGCTGCGGTACCGCATCGGGAAGCTGGAGCGGATGCTCGGAGCGTTCACGGAGGACGCGCATCTGCGGCTCAACCTCACCCTCGCTCTGCACGTTCTGCGCATGCGCGGTATCTGA
- a CDS encoding uracil-xanthine permease family protein — protein MVIGWKLHGDGRTPPPGEVVRPDERLSWPRTAGIGAQHVVAMFGATFVFPVVMGLDPNLAIMMSGIATVLFLLIVGGRVPSYLGTSASFVGAVAAIRAAGGDSATVTGAILVAGAVLALVGVLIHFAGGEVVHRVFPPVVTGAVVMLIGFNLAPVVATVYWPQDQWVALATLGFAVLAAVLLRGFWARITILLALVFGYALSWILDNTVGRVTSVLPGQNLLDGAGRACTAEGPYCIATAFPHDRVDFSGVKAADWFGFPSLHGPDFTTSAILLALPAVIALIAENTGHVKAVSAMTGDDLNPLLGRAITADGIGTTLASAVGGSPTTTYAENIGVMAATRIYSTAAYYVAAVVAVLFGLCPKFGALVAATPGGVLGGITVVLYGMIGLLGAKIWIENRVDFADPVNLVPVAAAIILAIGNVTLQITDDFPLQGIALGTIAVLVGYHLLNVLRRPEDSGGGVIAPAEKEIGGPVRPAPNADA, from the coding sequence ATGGTGATCGGCTGGAAGCTGCACGGCGACGGACGCACACCGCCGCCCGGGGAGGTCGTCCGGCCGGACGAGCGCCTGTCGTGGCCGCGCACCGCCGGCATCGGCGCGCAGCACGTGGTGGCGATGTTCGGGGCGACGTTCGTGTTCCCCGTGGTGATGGGGCTGGACCCCAACCTCGCGATCATGATGTCCGGGATCGCGACGGTGCTGTTCCTGCTGATCGTCGGCGGCCGGGTGCCGAGCTACCTCGGCACGAGCGCCTCGTTCGTCGGCGCGGTCGCGGCGATCCGCGCGGCGGGCGGCGACAGCGCGACCGTGACCGGCGCGATCCTCGTCGCGGGCGCGGTGCTCGCGCTGGTCGGCGTGCTGATCCACTTCGCCGGCGGGGAGGTCGTCCACCGGGTGTTCCCGCCGGTGGTGACGGGCGCCGTGGTCATGCTGATCGGCTTCAACCTGGCCCCGGTGGTCGCGACCGTCTACTGGCCGCAGGACCAGTGGGTCGCGCTCGCGACGCTGGGGTTCGCCGTGCTGGCCGCGGTGCTGCTGCGCGGGTTCTGGGCGCGCATCACGATCCTGCTTGCGCTCGTGTTCGGGTACGCCCTTTCGTGGATTCTCGACAACACCGTCGGCCGGGTCACGTCAGTCCTTCCCGGGCAGAACCTGCTGGACGGGGCGGGCAGGGCGTGCACGGCGGAGGGCCCGTACTGCATCGCCACCGCGTTCCCGCACGACCGGGTCGACTTCTCCGGTGTGAAGGCCGCCGACTGGTTCGGGTTCCCGAGCCTGCACGGCCCCGACTTCACGACCTCCGCGATCCTGCTGGCGCTGCCCGCCGTCATCGCGCTGATCGCGGAGAACACCGGGCACGTCAAGGCGGTGTCGGCGATGACCGGCGACGACCTGAACCCCCTCCTCGGCCGCGCCATCACCGCGGACGGCATCGGCACCACCCTCGCCAGCGCGGTCGGCGGCTCGCCCACCACCACCTACGCCGAGAACATCGGCGTCATGGCCGCGACCCGGATCTACTCGACCGCCGCCTACTACGTCGCCGCGGTCGTGGCCGTGCTGTTCGGGCTGTGCCCGAAGTTCGGCGCGCTCGTCGCCGCGACGCCGGGCGGCGTCCTCGGCGGCATCACCGTCGTGCTGTACGGGATGATCGGGCTGCTCGGCGCGAAGATCTGGATCGAGAACCGGGTCGACTTCGCCGACCCGGTCAACCTCGTCCCGGTCGCCGCCGCGATCATCCTGGCGATCGGGAACGTGACGCTGCAGATCACCGACGACTTCCCGCTGCAGGGCATCGCGCTCGGCACGATCGCCGTCCTGGTCGGCTACCACCTCCTCAACGTGCTGCGCAGACCGGAGGACTCGGGCGGCGGCGTCATCGCGCCCGCGGAGAAGGAGATCGGCGGCCCGGTCCGCCCGGCCCCGAACGCGGACGCGTGA
- a CDS encoding xanthine dehydrogenase family protein subunit M: protein MKPPPFGYHAPGTLAGALDVLAAAPGGKVLAGGQSLIPLLNMRLAAPSDLVDINRIAELDTLRAEDGGVRVGALARHARVERSAEAAAVQPLLGQALRHVAHPVIRNRGTVVGSLAHADPAAELPAVLAVLGGTVEAASAAGRRTIPAAEFFAGPLESALAPGELAVAAFFPAAPPRTGTAFTETARRHGDYALAGVAAVVTLDADLRVAAARAGYLGIAATPLVLDLTGAAGPDGDWAAAAAHVRDRIDPEPDIHAGADYRRHLTGVLTERALRAAASEALLKTEALLKTEAHRKAGD from the coding sequence GTGAAGCCGCCGCCGTTCGGCTACCACGCGCCCGGCACGCTCGCCGGCGCCCTCGACGTGCTGGCCGCCGCGCCGGGCGGCAAGGTTCTCGCGGGCGGGCAGAGCCTCATCCCGCTGCTGAACATGCGGCTCGCCGCGCCGTCCGACCTGGTCGACATCAACCGGATCGCCGAGCTGGACACCCTGCGCGCCGAGGACGGCGGCGTCCGGGTCGGCGCGCTCGCCCGGCACGCGCGGGTCGAGCGGTCGGCGGAGGCGGCGGCCGTCCAGCCGCTGCTCGGGCAGGCGCTCCGGCACGTCGCGCACCCCGTGATCCGCAACCGGGGCACGGTCGTCGGCAGCCTCGCGCACGCCGACCCCGCCGCCGAGCTGCCCGCCGTGCTCGCCGTCCTCGGCGGGACGGTCGAGGCGGCGTCGGCGGCGGGTCGCCGGACCATACCCGCCGCCGAGTTCTTCGCCGGCCCGCTGGAGTCGGCGCTGGCCCCCGGTGAGTTGGCCGTCGCCGCGTTCTTCCCGGCGGCGCCGCCCCGCACCGGCACCGCGTTCACCGAGACGGCGCGGCGGCACGGCGACTACGCGCTCGCCGGGGTCGCCGCCGTCGTCACCCTCGACGCGGACCTGCGGGTCGCCGCGGCCCGCGCCGGGTACCTGGGCATCGCGGCGACACCGCTGGTGCTCGACCTGACCGGCGCGGCCGGGCCGGACGGCGACTGGGCGGCCGCCGCCGCGCACGTCCGCGACCGGATCGACCCGGAACCCGACATCCACGCCGGCGCCGACTACCGCCGCCACCTGACCGGCGTGCTCACCGAGCGGGCGTTGCGGGCGGCGGCGTCGGAGGCATTACTGAAGACGGAGGCATTACTGAAGACGGAGGCACATCGGAAGGCGGGGGACTGA
- a CDS encoding (2Fe-2S)-binding protein, protein MEECFDVALTVNGTHRTAGVPARRLLSDLLRHDLGLTGTHVGCEHGVCGCCTVLLDGEPVRSCLMFAVTAAGHEVTTVEGLAAEDGTPSPVQRAFRECHGLQCGFCTPGFLCTVTALLRETPRPTEEQVLEGISGNLCRCTGYQNIVKSVHRAAELLAPSVQEAPSVQEAPSAREAPSAGEGES, encoded by the coding sequence ATGGAGGAGTGCTTCGACGTCGCGCTGACCGTCAACGGCACGCACCGCACGGCCGGCGTCCCGGCGCGGCGGCTGCTGTCGGACCTGCTGCGGCACGACCTCGGGCTCACCGGCACGCACGTCGGCTGCGAGCACGGCGTCTGCGGCTGCTGCACCGTCCTGCTGGACGGCGAGCCGGTGCGGTCGTGCCTGATGTTCGCCGTCACCGCCGCCGGGCACGAGGTCACCACCGTCGAGGGGCTCGCCGCCGAGGACGGCACCCCGTCGCCGGTGCAGCGCGCCTTCCGCGAATGCCACGGCCTGCAGTGCGGCTTCTGCACGCCCGGTTTCCTCTGCACGGTCACGGCGCTGCTGCGGGAGACGCCGCGCCCGACCGAGGAGCAGGTCCTTGAGGGGATCTCGGGGAACCTGTGCCGCTGCACCGGCTACCAGAACATCGTCAAGTCGGTGCACCGCGCCGCCGAGCTGCTCGCCCCGTCCGTTCAAGAGGCTCCGTCCGTTCAAGAGGCTCCGTCCGCTCGAGAAGCTCCGTCCGCCGGCGAAGGGGAGTCGTGA
- the cutA gene encoding aerobic carbon-monoxide dehydrogenase large subunit encodes MGTRVFGERVERREDARLTTGQGRYLDDLGRNALAAAFVRSPHAHARVADIDVSGALDVDGLVAVYTWEDLPGRIGEPLPLLIPHPALTHGRTGYPLARDVVRHVGEPVAMVVARDRYLAEDAAERIRVEYEPLPAVVGIEAAARADHLVHDDVPGNVGAVLVQENGDARAAIEAAPHVLEFSLAIERSASMPLEGRGVYARWDADDGSLRVYSSTQASTSVRAAIAARLGLPNGKVEVVAPDVGGGFGVKIVHPWPEEVLVPWAARLLDREIKWTEDRREHFVSAAHERGQLQDVRVGFDGDGRVLGLDVRIRHDHGAYTPYGIIIPIVTSTQLLGPYKIGAYRAEVVSLYTNTLIVTPYRGAGRPQGVFCMERTMDRIARHLGRDRADVRAANFIQPDEFPYDQGLTFQDGRPLVYDSGDYPELLRKARELVGWDGFERERAAAAARGRRVGIGLGVYVEGTGVGPYEGGHVEIDTAGRVHVSTGLTSQGQGHETVFAQIAAAELGVPIEDVHVTTGDTRRFGYAVGTFASRAAVMSGNAIALACRKVRGKALRIAGEALEADPRDLEITDGVVHVRGDRSASVPLRTVAVLSNPLRYAFDEEAAAATQFAVGRPVTEPPVAAGDEPGLEGRDYYSPVRSTFAAGAHAAVVEVDPDTAEIAILRYAVVHDCGRLINPMVVEGQIHGGVAQGIGGALYERMVYDESGQLLNASFMDFLMPYATEIPRIETDHLETPSPLNPLGIKGAGEAGVIPVSAVIASAVEDAEGVRVDAMPLSPDALFTLRRRAEDDASLRVREGVRAG; translated from the coding sequence ATGGGCACGCGCGTGTTCGGTGAGCGGGTCGAGCGGCGCGAGGACGCCCGGCTCACCACGGGGCAGGGCCGCTACCTCGACGACCTCGGGCGGAACGCGCTCGCGGCGGCGTTCGTCCGGTCGCCGCACGCGCACGCCCGCGTCGCCGACATCGACGTGTCCGGCGCCCTCGACGTGGACGGCCTCGTCGCCGTCTACACCTGGGAGGACCTGCCCGGCCGGATCGGCGAGCCGCTGCCGCTGCTCATCCCGCACCCCGCGCTGACGCACGGCCGCACCGGGTACCCGCTCGCGCGCGACGTCGTCCGGCACGTCGGCGAGCCCGTCGCCATGGTCGTCGCCCGCGACCGGTACCTGGCCGAGGACGCCGCCGAGCGCATCCGCGTCGAGTACGAGCCGCTGCCCGCCGTCGTCGGCATCGAGGCGGCGGCCCGCGCCGACCACCTGGTGCACGACGACGTGCCGGGCAACGTCGGGGCCGTCCTCGTCCAGGAGAACGGCGACGCCCGCGCCGCCATCGAGGCCGCGCCGCACGTGCTGGAGTTCAGCCTCGCCATCGAGCGCAGCGCGTCCATGCCGCTGGAGGGGCGCGGCGTCTACGCGCGGTGGGACGCCGACGACGGGTCGCTGCGCGTGTACTCCTCCACGCAGGCGTCCACCAGCGTGCGCGCCGCGATCGCCGCGCGGCTCGGGCTGCCGAACGGCAAGGTCGAGGTGGTCGCGCCGGACGTCGGCGGCGGGTTCGGGGTGAAGATCGTCCACCCGTGGCCGGAGGAGGTCCTCGTCCCGTGGGCGGCGCGGCTGCTGGACCGCGAGATCAAGTGGACCGAGGACCGGCGGGAGCACTTCGTGTCCGCCGCGCACGAGCGCGGCCAGCTCCAGGACGTGCGGGTCGGGTTCGACGGCGACGGCCGCGTCCTCGGCCTGGACGTGCGGATCCGGCACGACCACGGCGCCTACACCCCGTACGGGATCATCATCCCGATCGTCACCTCCACCCAGCTCCTCGGCCCGTACAAGATCGGCGCGTACCGGGCGGAGGTCGTCAGCCTCTACACCAACACGCTGATCGTCACCCCGTACCGCGGCGCGGGCCGCCCGCAGGGCGTGTTCTGCATGGAGCGGACGATGGACCGCATCGCCCGCCACCTCGGCCGCGACCGCGCCGACGTGCGCGCCGCGAACTTCATCCAGCCCGACGAGTTCCCCTACGACCAGGGCCTGACGTTCCAGGACGGGCGCCCGCTCGTCTACGACTCCGGCGACTACCCGGAACTGCTGCGCAAGGCGCGCGAGCTGGTCGGCTGGGACGGCTTCGAACGGGAGCGCGCCGCCGCCGCGGCCCGGGGCCGCCGGGTCGGCATCGGCCTCGGCGTCTACGTGGAGGGGACGGGCGTCGGCCCGTACGAGGGCGGGCACGTCGAGATCGACACCGCCGGACGGGTGCACGTGTCGACCGGCCTGACCTCGCAGGGGCAGGGCCACGAGACGGTGTTCGCCCAGATCGCCGCGGCCGAGTTGGGCGTCCCCATCGAGGACGTGCACGTCACCACCGGCGACACCCGGCGGTTCGGGTACGCGGTCGGGACGTTCGCCTCCCGCGCGGCGGTGATGAGCGGCAACGCGATCGCGCTGGCCTGCCGGAAGGTCCGCGGCAAGGCGCTGCGCATCGCCGGGGAGGCCCTGGAGGCCGACCCGCGCGACCTGGAGATCACCGACGGGGTGGTGCACGTGCGGGGCGACCGGTCGGCGTCGGTCCCGCTGCGGACGGTCGCGGTGCTGTCGAACCCGCTGCGGTACGCCTTCGACGAGGAGGCCGCGGCGGCGACGCAGTTCGCGGTGGGCCGCCCGGTCACCGAGCCGCCGGTCGCGGCCGGCGACGAGCCGGGGCTGGAGGGGCGCGACTACTACTCGCCCGTCCGGTCGACGTTCGCGGCCGGCGCGCACGCCGCCGTGGTGGAGGTCGACCCGGACACCGCGGAGATCGCGATCCTGCGGTACGCGGTCGTGCACGACTGCGGGCGGCTCATCAACCCGATGGTCGTCGAGGGGCAGATCCACGGCGGCGTCGCGCAAGGCATCGGCGGGGCGCTGTACGAGCGGATGGTGTACGACGAGTCCGGGCAGCTGCTGAACGCGTCGTTCATGGACTTCCTGATGCCGTACGCGACGGAGATCCCGCGCATCGAGACCGACCATCTGGAGACGCCGTCGCCGCTGAACCCGCTCGGCATCAAGGGCGCGGGGGAAGCGGGCGTCATCCCGGTGTCGGCGGTGATCGCGTCGGCGGTGGAGGACGCGGAGGGCGTGCGCGTGGACGCGATGCCGCTCTCCCCGGACGCGCTCTTCACGCTGCGGCGGCGCGCCGAGGACGACGCGTCGCTGCGCGTCCGCGAGGGCGTGCGGGCGGGCTGA
- a CDS encoding polysaccharide deacetylase family protein, with product MVAAGVLGVAAGGWPVVTAQAGDSGPSTRAQLASVLGDQKWPTPKPGSWTMPKPAANGLPPVISRIETRERVVFLTIDDGYTYDSEFVNLVRKEKVPIMTFLTSTYIKGQGQYFWAMRNAGSPMENHTISHPNMATLSAERQKKEICGASDAIQAQYGRRPQVFRPPFGSYNQTTLQVAKECGIKSVLLWSAEFYNGTTGPGVGFNGFARGDGGKGFKPGDIILMHYRKGLAQEFQMILGWIKQAGFRPAAVENYLPTSLGGNVPATPAHG from the coding sequence ATGGTTGCCGCCGGAGTGCTCGGCGTGGCCGCGGGCGGATGGCCCGTCGTCACCGCGCAGGCCGGCGACTCCGGACCCTCCACCCGGGCGCAGCTCGCCTCGGTGCTCGGCGACCAGAAGTGGCCGACGCCGAAGCCCGGCAGCTGGACGATGCCGAAGCCGGCCGCCAACGGGCTGCCGCCGGTCATCAGCCGCATCGAGACGCGGGAGCGCGTCGTCTTCCTCACCATCGACGACGGCTACACCTACGACTCGGAGTTCGTGAACCTCGTCCGCAAGGAGAAGGTTCCGATCATGACGTTCCTGACCTCCACCTACATCAAGGGGCAGGGGCAGTACTTCTGGGCGATGCGCAACGCCGGGTCGCCGATGGAGAACCACACGATCAGCCACCCCAACATGGCGACGCTGAGCGCCGAGCGGCAGAAGAAGGAGATCTGCGGCGCGTCGGACGCCATCCAGGCGCAGTACGGCCGCCGGCCCCAGGTCTTCCGGCCGCCGTTCGGCAGCTACAACCAGACCACGCTGCAGGTCGCCAAGGAGTGCGGCATCAAGTCGGTGCTGCTGTGGTCGGCGGAGTTCTACAACGGCACGACCGGCCCCGGCGTCGGGTTCAACGGGTTCGCGCGCGGCGACGGCGGCAAGGGGTTCAAGCCCGGCGACATCATCCTGATGCACTACCGCAAGGGACTCGCCCAGGAGTTCCAGATGATCCTCGGCTGGATCAAGCAGGCCGGGTTCCGGCCGGCGGCCGTGGAGAACTACCTGCCCACGTCGCTCGGCGGGAACGTCCCCGCGACCCCCGCCCACGGCTGA
- a CDS encoding carbon monoxide dehydrogenase subunit G, with protein MQLNGSAGVAAPLDRVWDALQDPAVLARTIPGCRSLEETGPGTYRMTVTAGVASIQGTYVGQVELAEPDPPRSFVLRARGQGAPGTVDATVRVRLSDGDGATRVDYDAEAVVGGMVGGVGQRMLGSVAKRTAGEFFAAVERDITAPPPTAAPTVSPAAAQAPAEVPAGTGAVYAGRAAAAPERASAAWPMTAAFGAGGAVALAGVALGYLLGHRARR; from the coding sequence ATGCAGCTGAACGGCAGTGCCGGCGTCGCCGCGCCGCTCGACCGCGTCTGGGACGCCCTGCAGGACCCGGCCGTCCTCGCCCGCACGATCCCGGGGTGCCGCTCCCTGGAGGAGACGGGCCCCGGCACGTACCGGATGACGGTCACCGCGGGCGTCGCGTCCATCCAGGGCACCTACGTCGGGCAGGTCGAGCTCGCCGAGCCCGACCCGCCGCGCTCGTTCGTGCTGCGGGCGCGCGGCCAGGGCGCGCCGGGCACGGTCGACGCGACCGTCCGCGTCCGGCTGTCGGACGGCGACGGCGCGACCCGCGTCGACTACGACGCCGAGGCGGTCGTCGGCGGGATGGTCGGCGGCGTCGGGCAGCGGATGCTCGGCAGCGTCGCCAAGCGCACCGCGGGCGAGTTCTTCGCCGCCGTCGAACGCGACATCACCGCGCCCCCGCCGACCGCCGCGCCTACCGTCTCGCCGGCCGCCGCGCAGGCGCCCGCCGAGGTCCCGGCGGGCACCGGCGCGGTCTACGCGGGACGCGCCGCGGCGGCGCCGGAGCGCGCGTCCGCGGCGTGGCCGATGACGGCGGCGTTCGGCGCCGGCGGGGCGGTGGCCCTCGCCGGCGTCGCGCTCGGCTACCTGCTCGGCCACCGCGCGCGCCGCTGA
- a CDS encoding FKBP-type peptidyl-prolyl cis-trans isomerase, translating to MALERPEIDFPEGQPPQYLDITDITEGDGPAAAKGSQVSMHYVGVSWSTGEEFDASWNRGSTLDFELGSGRVIKGWDMGIEGMKVGGRRKLVIPPHLAYGDRSPSPAIKPGETLIFIVDLVGVS from the coding sequence ATGGCGCTTGAACGCCCCGAGATCGACTTCCCCGAGGGACAGCCACCGCAGTACCTCGACATCACCGACATCACCGAGGGCGACGGCCCGGCGGCGGCCAAGGGGTCGCAGGTGTCGATGCACTACGTGGGCGTGTCCTGGTCCACCGGCGAGGAGTTCGACGCGTCCTGGAACCGCGGCTCGACGCTGGACTTCGAGCTCGGCTCCGGCCGCGTCATCAAGGGCTGGGACATGGGCATCGAGGGCATGAAGGTCGGCGGGCGCCGCAAGCTCGTCATCCCGCCGCACCTGGCCTACGGCGACCGCAGCCCGAGCCCGGCGATCAAGCCAGGCGAGACGCTCATCTTCATCGTGGACCTGGTGGGCGTCAGCTAG